The Microlunatus antarcticus genome window below encodes:
- a CDS encoding glycosyltransferase has protein sequence MRIALVSEHASPLAAIGAVDAGGQNVHVAELASGLTRLGHDVVVYTRRDAVELPSSVRTDDGYDVVHLDAGPAERLAKDDLWPLMPRFADALRRHLQSRPADVVHAHFWMSGWAATRATRGLGIPTFVTFHALGSVKQRHQGDADTSPAERVDVELAVATRAAGVVATCRDEVAELAAMGVDLERVDVVPCGVDVRHFTPDAAPLDDPPRRQPYRIVSVGRLVPRKGYATVVESLVDLPGVELVVAGGHVDDGHVEAEQLRLQALAAGLGVADRVHLIGQVGHFLMPALLSTGDVVVCTPWYEPFGLVPLEAMACGVPVVASAVGGMLDSVADGETGALVPPQDPAALATALRGLLADPARRRAYGRAGVRRARSLYSWDAVATATAEVYEEALVAGVAPKHRASLLPALGPA, from the coding sequence GTGCGGATCGCTCTGGTGTCCGAGCACGCGAGCCCCCTCGCCGCGATCGGCGCGGTCGACGCCGGCGGGCAGAACGTCCACGTCGCCGAGCTCGCGAGCGGGCTGACGCGGCTCGGCCACGACGTCGTCGTCTACACGCGCCGGGACGCCGTCGAGCTCCCGTCGTCGGTCCGGACCGACGACGGCTACGACGTCGTCCACCTCGACGCGGGCCCGGCCGAGCGGCTGGCCAAGGACGACCTCTGGCCCCTCATGCCGAGGTTCGCGGACGCGCTCCGCCGCCACCTGCAGAGCCGCCCGGCGGACGTCGTGCACGCCCACTTCTGGATGTCCGGCTGGGCGGCGACGCGCGCGACGCGCGGTCTGGGCATCCCCACGTTCGTCACGTTCCACGCGCTGGGCTCGGTCAAGCAACGCCACCAGGGTGACGCGGACACCAGCCCGGCCGAGCGCGTCGACGTCGAGCTCGCCGTCGCCACGCGCGCCGCCGGCGTCGTGGCCACCTGCCGCGACGAGGTCGCCGAGCTCGCCGCGATGGGGGTCGACCTCGAGCGCGTCGACGTCGTCCCCTGCGGCGTCGACGTCCGCCACTTCACCCCCGACGCGGCCCCGCTGGACGACCCGCCCCGCCGCCAGCCGTACCGGATCGTCAGCGTCGGGCGGCTCGTCCCGCGCAAGGGGTACGCCACCGTCGTCGAGTCGCTCGTCGACCTGCCCGGGGTCGAGCTCGTCGTCGCCGGCGGTCACGTGGACGACGGGCACGTCGAGGCCGAGCAGCTCCGCCTCCAGGCGCTCGCCGCCGGGCTGGGGGTCGCCGACCGCGTCCACCTCATCGGCCAGGTCGGGCACTTCCTCATGCCCGCCCTGCTCAGCACCGGCGACGTCGTCGTCTGCACGCCCTGGTACGAGCCGTTCGGTCTCGTCCCCCTCGAGGCCATGGCCTGCGGCGTCCCGGTCGTCGCCTCGGCCGTCGGCGGGATGCTCGACTCCGTCGCCGACGGCGAGACCGGCGCCCTGGTGCCCCCGCAGGACCCGGCCGCGCTGGCCACCGCCCTGCGCGGGCTGCTCGCCGACCCGGCCCGGCGCCGGGCGTACGGGCGGGCCGGCGTCCGTCGGGCCCGGTCGCTTTACTCGTGGGACGCGGTCGCCACGGCGACGGCCGAGGTCTACGAGGAGGCGCTGGTCGCCGGGGTCGCGCCGAAGCACCGGGCGAGCCTGCTGCCCGCCCTGGGCCCGGCGTGA
- a CDS encoding glycosyltransferase family 9 protein: MSVPAVVARAQDDRPVALVLRALGLGDLLVSVPALRALRRARPEHRVVLAAPAWLGPVVDLVDAVDTLLPVAGLDEPLPEVGGGPPDLAVNLHGRGPQSHARLDALAPRHRVGHAAPGWDGPAWVEEVGERLRWLDLLRHHGLARDADDPDDPAALGLRRPSVPSPAPGAVVVHVGAAYGSRSWPAERFAAVARTLTAAGHRVVLTGSAAEQERAGAIAVAAGLPQGADLAGRTGLAELAALVADAALVVTVDTGAAHLATAYGTPSVVLFGPAPVARWGPPPGGPHVVLTDERVRRGDVFAPEPDPALLAVTVDDVLGAAERLLRA, from the coding sequence GTGAGCGTCCCCGCCGTGGTCGCCCGAGCGCAGGACGACCGCCCCGTCGCCCTCGTGCTGCGCGCGCTGGGCCTGGGTGACCTGCTGGTCTCCGTGCCCGCCCTGCGGGCGCTGCGCCGGGCCCGGCCGGAGCACCGTGTCGTCCTCGCCGCGCCCGCGTGGCTGGGCCCGGTCGTCGACCTCGTCGACGCCGTCGACACCCTGCTCCCGGTGGCCGGGCTCGACGAGCCGCTGCCCGAGGTGGGCGGGGGTCCGCCCGACCTCGCGGTGAACCTCCACGGCCGCGGACCGCAGAGCCACGCCCGCCTCGACGCGCTCGCGCCGCGGCACCGGGTCGGGCACGCGGCGCCGGGCTGGGACGGGCCGGCATGGGTCGAGGAGGTCGGCGAACGCCTCCGGTGGCTCGATCTCCTGCGCCACCACGGGCTCGCCCGCGACGCCGACGACCCCGACGACCCGGCGGCGCTCGGCCTGCGACGTCCCTCCGTCCCGAGCCCGGCACCCGGTGCGGTCGTCGTCCACGTCGGGGCGGCGTACGGGTCCCGCTCCTGGCCCGCCGAACGCTTCGCCGCCGTGGCCCGCACGCTGACGGCGGCCGGGCACCGGGTCGTGCTCACCGGCTCCGCGGCCGAGCAGGAACGGGCGGGAGCGATCGCCGTGGCCGCCGGGCTGCCGCAGGGCGCGGACCTGGCCGGGCGTACGGGTCTGGCCGAGCTGGCCGCCCTGGTGGCCGACGCCGCGCTGGTCGTCACGGTCGACACCGGGGCGGCGCACCTGGCCACCGCGTACGGGACGCCGTCCGTCGTGCTGTTCGGCCCCGCCCCGGTCGCCCGCTGGGGCCCGCCGCCCGGCGGGCCGCACGTCGTCCTCACCGACGAGCGCGTGCGCCGCGGCGACGTCTTCGCCCCCGAGCCCGACCCGGCCCTGCTCGCCGTGACGGTCGACGACGTGCTCGGGGCCGCCGAGCGTCTGCTCCGGGCGTGA
- a CDS encoding glycosyltransferase family 9 protein: MQPPSFPSGTLVGELGPRFDDVRRIAVLRGGGIGDLMFVLPAVESLAAAYPGAEIVLLGMPSHAALLADRPAPFSAVEVLPVHPGVREGAGVDPAATDAYVARVRGLDLDLAVQAHGGGGNSNPFLLRLGARHTVGTAAPGAPQLERDLPYRYFQHETQRWLEVAALAGAPAVQLEARLRGRANRRPRPGAAPRLVVHPGATDPRRRWPARRFAEVAAAVAQRGVEVVVVGDASDRDAAAAIVAYAESPLVTSVADTIGLPALVDLLEDSDVVLANDSGPRHVAMAVGTATVGVFWGPNMINAAPVARRRHRVLPGWVLHCPRCGAPLAQGDDRRCDHQESWVADVGVEPVLADVLDLLDTPRDLS; encoded by the coding sequence GTGCAGCCCCCGTCGTTCCCGTCCGGCACCCTCGTCGGCGAGCTGGGGCCGCGCTTCGACGACGTCCGGCGGATCGCGGTGCTGCGCGGCGGGGGCATCGGCGACCTCATGTTCGTGCTGCCCGCCGTCGAGTCGCTCGCCGCGGCGTACCCCGGGGCCGAGATCGTCCTGCTCGGCATGCCGTCCCACGCGGCGCTGCTGGCCGACCGGCCCGCCCCCTTCAGCGCGGTCGAGGTCCTGCCCGTCCACCCGGGCGTGCGCGAGGGCGCAGGCGTCGACCCGGCGGCGACCGACGCGTACGTCGCCCGGGTCCGCGGGCTCGACCTCGACCTCGCCGTCCAGGCCCACGGGGGCGGCGGCAACTCCAACCCGTTCCTGCTGCGGCTGGGGGCCCGCCACACCGTGGGGACCGCCGCCCCCGGCGCGCCGCAGCTGGAGCGCGACCTCCCCTACCGCTACTTCCAGCACGAGACGCAGCGCTGGCTCGAGGTCGCGGCGCTCGCGGGCGCCCCGGCGGTCCAGCTGGAGGCGCGGCTCCGCGGCCGGGCCAACCGCCGTCCCCGTCCAGGGGCCGCGCCGCGGCTCGTCGTGCACCCCGGCGCCACCGACCCCCGGCGCCGCTGGCCGGCGCGACGCTTCGCCGAGGTCGCGGCCGCCGTGGCCCAGCGGGGCGTCGAGGTCGTCGTGGTCGGGGACGCGAGCGACCGTGACGCCGCGGCCGCGATCGTCGCGTACGCGGAGAGCCCGCTCGTCACCTCCGTCGCCGACACGATCGGCCTGCCCGCGCTGGTCGACCTCCTCGAGGACAGCGACGTGGTGCTGGCGAACGACTCCGGCCCGCGCCACGTGGCCATGGCCGTCGGCACGGCGACGGTCGGGGTGTTCTGGGGCCCGAACATGATCAACGCCGCGCCGGTCGCCCGCCGCCGGCACCGGGTGCTGCCCGGCTGGGTCCTGCACTGCCCACGCTGCGGCGCCCCCCTCGCGCAGGGCGACGACCGCCGCTGCGACCACCAGGAGTCGTGGGTGGCCGACGTCGGGGTCGAGCCGGTGCTCGCCGACGTGCTCGACCTCCTCGACACCCCACGGGACCTGTCGTGA
- a CDS encoding DedA family protein: MTQLVAWLLALPPALVLVAALVLPAVEASALVGLVVPGETAVFVAGVVAHGGRLPLAAVIAAAAVGAVVGDQIGYRLGRRWGPGLVGRLPVRLRGRAEQVTGFVARRGRWAVLLGRWTALLRALVPGVAGASGMAKRDFLVFNVLGGVTWAVAIASLGYGAGAAYASVLTRVNHASEIAVGVVVVLVVAWVLVRRVLRRRGAEL, from the coding sequence TTGACGCAGCTCGTCGCCTGGCTGCTGGCCCTGCCGCCGGCGCTCGTGCTGGTGGCCGCGCTCGTGCTCCCGGCCGTGGAGGCCTCCGCCCTGGTCGGGCTGGTCGTGCCCGGGGAGACGGCCGTCTTCGTGGCCGGCGTCGTCGCGCACGGGGGCCGGCTCCCGCTCGCCGCGGTCATCGCCGCTGCGGCCGTGGGGGCGGTCGTGGGCGACCAGATCGGCTACCGGCTGGGCCGGCGCTGGGGTCCGGGCCTGGTCGGCCGGCTGCCCGTCCGGCTCCGCGGCCGCGCGGAGCAGGTGACGGGCTTCGTCGCCCGCCGCGGTCGCTGGGCCGTGCTGCTCGGTCGCTGGACCGCGCTGCTGCGGGCCCTCGTGCCCGGCGTGGCCGGGGCCAGCGGAATGGCGAAGCGTGACTTCCTCGTGTTCAACGTCCTCGGCGGCGTGACCTGGGCCGTCGCGATCGCCTCGCTGGGCTACGGGGCCGGGGCGGCGTACGCGTCCGTGCTGACCCGGGTGAACCACGCGAGCGAGATCGCCGTGGGGGTCGTCGTCGTGCTGGTCGTGGCCTGGGTGCTCGTCCGACGCGTGCTGCGGAGGCGGGGCGCGGAGCTGTGA
- a CDS encoding undecaprenyl-diphosphate phosphatase has product MNFWQAILLGVVEGITEFLPVSSTGHLTIVEKLLGLSVDDRGVTAFTAVIQVGAILGSIVYFRGDIIRLATAWFRGLANKAARAERDYKMAWLVIAGSIPIGIVGFAARDLITGPLRSLWFVVAGLVVWSFVMILAERYGRQDRGEESLTLKDSLVVGLFQCIALIPGVSRSGATISAGLFRGLDRVSATRLAFFLAIPALTAAGVFEAVGSADDIASSVGWGPTIVGTVVSLVVALAAIAWLLRIVAKFPITVFVAYRLVLAAVVAVLLLTGVVDAR; this is encoded by the coding sequence ATGAACTTCTGGCAGGCGATCCTTCTCGGCGTCGTCGAGGGCATCACCGAGTTCCTGCCGGTGTCGAGCACCGGGCACCTCACGATCGTGGAGAAGCTGCTCGGCCTCAGCGTCGACGACCGGGGCGTGACCGCCTTCACCGCGGTCATCCAGGTCGGCGCGATCCTCGGCTCGATCGTCTACTTCCGTGGCGACATCATCCGGCTCGCGACCGCCTGGTTCCGGGGGCTGGCGAACAAGGCGGCGCGCGCCGAGCGCGACTACAAGATGGCCTGGCTCGTCATCGCCGGGTCGATCCCGATCGGGATCGTCGGCTTCGCGGCCCGTGACCTCATCACCGGGCCGCTGCGCAGCCTCTGGTTCGTCGTGGCCGGGCTCGTGGTCTGGAGCTTCGTCATGATCCTCGCCGAGCGCTACGGCCGGCAGGACCGCGGCGAGGAGAGCCTGACGCTCAAGGACAGCCTGGTCGTCGGGTTGTTCCAGTGCATCGCGCTGATCCCCGGCGTCTCGCGCTCGGGGGCGACAATCAGCGCCGGCTTGTTCCGGGGGCTCGACCGCGTGTCGGCCACCCGCCTCGCGTTCTTCCTGGCCATCCCGGCGCTGACCGCGGCGGGCGTCTTCGAGGCGGTCGGCAGCGCCGACGACATCGCCTCCTCGGTCGGCTGGGGCCCGACGATCGTCGGCACCGTCGTCAGCCTGGTCGTCGCGCTCGCGGCCATCGCGTGGCTGCTGCGGATCGTGGCCAAGTTCCCCATCACGGTCTTCGTGGCCTACCGGCTGGTCCTCGCGGCCGTCGTCGCCGTCCTGCTGCTGACCGGCGTGGTCGACGCCCGCTGA
- the rfaE2 gene encoding D-glycero-beta-D-manno-heptose 1-phosphate adenylyltransferase has translation MQAAGWEDGGRGRLLGPELPLALRDRAPRVTVVGDPILDGWWRGRTERMSREAPAPVVEVFERRHVPGGAANTAMNLAALGAQVGLVGVAGDDEAGRMLHSLLEAAGVDVSGLVLAPEVRTTTKVRIVGGEQILLRIDEGTDVAPPEELRDRAAVAAAAVLRRSDAVVVCDYGSGPSPALVEALLRDRPALLVVDAHDPAPWAQVAPDLVTPNAGETFRLLGRTPPTSARVESVHAAAAEILERTGATQVVVTLDAEGAVLLDATGVLHRTTARPVLDKQASGAGDTFVAALTLARAAGVELPVALELAQAAADVVVHRSGTSVCTADDLADHLGRTSERVMPHAELALRVQAERAAGRRVVLTNGCFDVLHRGHTTSLAQAARLGDLLVVAVNSDDSVRRLKGPQRPINTAADRASVLAALSCVDYVTVFETDTPIPLLELLQPDVYAKGGDYTPEMMAETPVVRAYGGEVRILDFVPAHSTTDVVTRIRSLAPEA, from the coding sequence ATGCAGGCCGCAGGGTGGGAAGACGGCGGGCGCGGGCGGCTGCTCGGGCCGGAGCTGCCGCTGGCGCTGCGCGACCGCGCCCCCCGGGTCACGGTGGTCGGCGACCCGATCCTCGACGGCTGGTGGCGCGGGCGTACGGAGCGCATGTCCCGTGAGGCGCCGGCGCCCGTGGTCGAGGTCTTCGAGCGCCGTCACGTGCCGGGCGGGGCAGCCAACACGGCGATGAACCTGGCCGCCCTCGGGGCGCAGGTCGGTCTGGTCGGCGTCGCGGGCGACGACGAGGCCGGCCGCATGCTGCACAGCCTCCTCGAGGCCGCCGGGGTCGACGTCTCCGGCCTGGTCCTCGCCCCCGAGGTCCGCACGACCACGAAGGTCCGGATCGTCGGCGGCGAGCAGATCCTGCTGCGCATCGACGAGGGCACCGACGTCGCGCCGCCGGAGGAGCTCCGCGACCGTGCGGCCGTCGCCGCCGCGGCGGTCCTGCGGCGCAGCGACGCCGTCGTGGTCTGCGACTACGGCTCCGGCCCCTCGCCCGCCCTGGTGGAGGCGCTGCTGCGCGACCGGCCGGCGCTGCTGGTCGTGGACGCGCACGACCCCGCGCCCTGGGCCCAGGTCGCCCCCGACCTCGTCACCCCGAACGCGGGGGAGACGTTCCGGCTGCTCGGCCGGACGCCGCCGACGTCGGCGCGCGTCGAGTCGGTGCACGCCGCCGCCGCCGAGATCCTCGAGCGCACCGGTGCGACGCAGGTCGTCGTCACGCTCGACGCGGAAGGCGCCGTGCTGCTCGACGCCACCGGGGTCCTGCACCGCACGACGGCGCGCCCGGTGCTGGACAAGCAGGCGAGCGGGGCGGGCGACACGTTCGTCGCCGCGCTCACCCTGGCCCGCGCCGCCGGCGTCGAGCTGCCCGTGGCGCTGGAGCTGGCGCAGGCGGCGGCCGACGTGGTGGTGCACCGCTCGGGCACCTCGGTCTGCACCGCCGACGACCTGGCCGACCACCTCGGGCGGACGTCGGAGCGGGTCATGCCCCACGCGGAGCTGGCGCTGCGGGTGCAGGCGGAGCGGGCGGCCGGCCGTCGGGTCGTGCTGACCAACGGCTGCTTCGACGTTCTGCACCGCGGGCACACGACCTCGCTGGCCCAGGCCGCCCGGCTGGGCGACCTGCTGGTCGTCGCGGTCAACAGCGACGACTCGGTCCGCCGGCTCAAGGGCCCCCAGCGGCCGATCAACACCGCCGCGGACCGGGCGAGCGTGCTCGCCGCGCTCAGCTGCGTCGACTACGTGACCGTGTTCGAGACCGACACCCCCATCCCGCTGCTGGAGCTGCTGCAGCCCGACGTCTACGCCAAGGGCGGCGACTACACGCCCGAGATGATGGCCGAGACCCCCGTGGTCCGCGCGTACGGCGGCGAGGTCCGGATCCTCGACTTCGTCCCGGCGCACTCCACGACGGACGTCGTCACCCGGATCCGGAGCCTCGCGCCCGAGGCCTGA
- a CDS encoding baeRF2 domain-containing protein, protein MKLPALSQVLANDPGPFATAYADVSRVAAAGDDEVTLTARAAHDELVAAGCPTDVAEALQEALGASTHEGGEVARVVVASASGVVFSALVRGRRPQPTTSWGALPDLGPWLADATLVVPFVLARVDHAGGDVSTYSDGASGPLREEQEAGGDSNFLHKTGDDSREGSVEEEWKRSADDVAAEITRQVTAGPSLVLLGGEPDAVSEVRAKLKHLEAEVVELQGGRRNEDGGDAAFDEEIAEALRGQVVAANLDVLAQLKQRLGERAAGSSSRGASGVGEVLDALVVGQVDTLLLDPVAAAETSVTLAEHPGLSIGIIDPGQPLPADQVLVALAALTDADVRIERVGTLGGEPVAALLRWDNTADASTTSSDDLH, encoded by the coding sequence ATGAAGCTTCCCGCCCTGTCCCAGGTGCTCGCGAACGATCCCGGCCCCTTCGCGACGGCGTACGCCGACGTCAGCCGCGTGGCCGCGGCCGGCGACGACGAGGTCACGCTGACCGCCCGTGCCGCCCACGACGAGCTCGTCGCCGCCGGCTGCCCGACCGACGTCGCCGAGGCTCTCCAGGAGGCGCTCGGCGCCAGCACCCACGAGGGTGGCGAGGTGGCCCGCGTGGTCGTCGCCAGCGCGAGCGGCGTGGTCTTCTCCGCCCTCGTCCGCGGCCGCCGCCCGCAGCCGACGACGTCGTGGGGCGCCCTGCCCGACCTCGGGCCGTGGCTCGCCGACGCCACGCTGGTCGTCCCGTTCGTGCTCGCCCGCGTCGACCACGCCGGCGGCGACGTGTCCACGTACAGCGACGGCGCGAGCGGCCCGCTGCGCGAGGAGCAGGAGGCGGGCGGCGACAGCAACTTCCTCCACAAGACCGGCGACGACAGCCGCGAGGGCTCCGTCGAGGAGGAGTGGAAGCGCAGCGCCGACGACGTCGCGGCCGAGATCACCCGTCAGGTCACCGCCGGCCCGTCGCTCGTGCTCCTCGGGGGCGAGCCGGACGCCGTGAGCGAGGTCCGGGCCAAGCTCAAGCACCTCGAGGCCGAGGTCGTCGAGCTGCAGGGCGGGCGCCGCAACGAGGACGGCGGTGACGCGGCCTTCGACGAGGAGATCGCCGAGGCCCTGCGCGGGCAGGTCGTCGCCGCGAACCTCGACGTCCTCGCCCAGCTGAAGCAGCGCCTCGGCGAGCGCGCCGCGGGCTCCAGCAGCCGGGGTGCCTCCGGCGTCGGCGAGGTGCTCGACGCCCTGGTCGTCGGCCAGGTCGACACCCTGCTGCTCGACCCGGTCGCCGCCGCGGAGACCTCGGTGACCCTGGCCGAGCACCCCGGGCTCAGCATCGGGATCATCGACCCCGGTCAGCCGCTGCCCGCCGACCAGGTCCTGGTCGCCCTGGCGGCGCTGACCGACGCCGACGTCCGGATCGAGCGCGTGGGCACCCTGGGCGGGGAGCCCGTCGCGGCGCTGCTGCGCTGGGACAACACCGCCGACGCGTCGACGACCTCGAGCGACGACCTGCACTGA
- a CDS encoding RecQ family ATP-dependent DNA helicase: MPVGAGGAENDGGDRVPDRIDEAASAVFGHERLRAGQRPAVEALLAGHDVLLVQPTGAGKSLAYQLAAVLMDGPTLVVSPLLALQQDQTDHLAAYGGRTRARRVSSAETPRQREEALEAAARGEVEFLFLAPEQLANDAVHAAVGALRPSLVAVDEAHCVSSWGHDFRPDYLRLGELLDGLDARIIAMTATASPPVRSDIQERLHLQDPTVVVGGAARENIDLAVRRCLDERDQEQKVVAHTAGAAGSGIVYVATRRAAERYAGLLADAGRTTTAYHAGLAKKTREQAQADFMTSEVDVVVATSAFGMGIDKADVRWVVHANIPESPDEYYQQVGRAGRDGAPSQGVLFYRPEDLALLKFQTVAVPSAAQVTRVLGALATLPDAAPAEQAEAAGVSARRLTRIANLVVEAGDEGDTVGVEDVRGRAEGYRALQRSRVDMVRGYAETRRCRLQFLLAYLGEDGSPRCERCDNCRSGAAADEDEETATAEPSPFVAEQPVHHAAFGDGVVMSVEGDEVTVLFDDVGYKTLSVPTLVEHDLLEVRVV; the protein is encoded by the coding sequence GTGCCCGTGGGTGCGGGCGGTGCGGAGAACGACGGGGGAGACCGGGTGCCGGACAGGATCGACGAGGCCGCCAGCGCGGTGTTCGGGCACGAGCGGCTCCGGGCCGGGCAGCGCCCGGCGGTGGAGGCGCTGCTGGCCGGGCACGACGTGCTCCTCGTCCAGCCGACCGGGGCCGGGAAGTCGCTGGCCTACCAGCTGGCCGCGGTGCTGATGGACGGGCCGACGCTCGTGGTCTCGCCGCTGCTCGCGCTGCAGCAGGACCAGACCGACCACCTGGCCGCGTACGGCGGCCGGACGCGGGCCCGCCGGGTCTCGTCGGCGGAGACGCCCCGGCAGCGCGAGGAGGCGCTCGAGGCCGCGGCGCGCGGCGAGGTCGAGTTCCTGTTCCTGGCGCCCGAGCAGCTGGCGAACGACGCCGTCCACGCCGCGGTCGGGGCCCTGCGGCCGAGCCTCGTCGCCGTCGACGAGGCGCACTGCGTGTCGTCGTGGGGCCACGACTTCCGCCCGGACTACCTGCGCCTCGGCGAGCTGCTCGACGGCCTCGACGCACGGATCATCGCCATGACCGCGACGGCGTCCCCACCGGTCCGCAGCGACATCCAGGAGCGGCTGCACCTGCAGGACCCGACGGTGGTCGTCGGCGGCGCCGCCCGGGAGAACATCGACCTGGCCGTCCGGCGCTGCCTCGACGAGCGTGACCAGGAGCAGAAGGTCGTCGCCCACACGGCCGGGGCCGCGGGCAGCGGGATCGTCTACGTCGCCACCCGCCGGGCCGCCGAGCGTTACGCGGGGCTGCTCGCCGACGCGGGCCGGACGACGACGGCGTACCACGCGGGGCTGGCGAAGAAGACGCGCGAGCAGGCGCAGGCCGACTTCATGACGTCCGAGGTGGACGTCGTCGTCGCCACGTCGGCCTTCGGGATGGGCATCGACAAGGCGGACGTGCGGTGGGTGGTGCACGCCAACATCCCGGAGTCGCCCGACGAGTACTACCAGCAGGTCGGTCGGGCGGGGCGCGACGGGGCACCGTCGCAGGGCGTGCTCTTCTACCGCCCCGAGGACCTCGCCCTGCTCAAGTTCCAGACCGTCGCGGTGCCCTCCGCGGCGCAGGTGACCCGCGTGCTCGGTGCGCTCGCGACGCTGCCCGACGCCGCGCCGGCCGAGCAGGCGGAGGCGGCCGGGGTCAGCGCCCGCAGGCTGACCCGGATTGCCAACCTCGTGGTCGAGGCCGGGGACGAGGGCGACACCGTCGGCGTCGAGGACGTCCGCGGCCGGGCCGAGGGCTACCGCGCCCTGCAACGGTCCCGGGTCGACATGGTGCGCGGCTACGCCGAGACGCGGCGCTGCCGGCTCCAGTTCCTGCTGGCCTACCTCGGCGAGGACGGCTCACCGCGCTGCGAGCGCTGCGACAACTGCCGCTCCGGCGCCGCGGCGGACGAGGACGAGGAGACGGCCACGGCCGAGCCCTCGCCCTTCGTCGCCGAGCAGCCGGTGCACCACGCCGCCTTCGGTGACGGCGTGGTGATGAGCGTCGAGGGCGACGAGGTCACCGTGCTCTTCGACGACGTCGGCTACAAGACCCTCTCGGTGCCCACCCTGGTCGAGCACGACCTGCTCGAGGTGCGGGTGGTCTGA
- a CDS encoding aldehyde dehydrogenase family protein, producing MTLLDQPGTARASDDPDGSRTITIVDPQDGSPVGTVHSADEADVAGAVEAAVRASEAWAATPPAARGALLHAMADGLAARADEVAALNTRETGKPAGDARGGVDAAVGTLRQYAELGPLHRTHSLRGADVAVDYTRPEPRGVVAAITPWNDPVAVAAGLIGAALVTGNTVVHKPSERCPHVGALLGEIWSAPLPDGVLTTVTGDGRTGAALVRSAAVHAIAHVGSTATGQAIAAEALHTGAHLVLENGGNDALLVDADVDPVWAAGQAALGAYANSGQICTSVERVYVHADVAEEFVAALVAEAERWNADGMAPLVDTRMRAEVHRQVSAAVAGGARVLTGGKIPAGSGAHYPATVVVDVASTDDLMREETFGPVAPVQVVASFEDGLNRAVASRYGLAATVLTGSLEHTTEAIRRLPVGTVKVNAVFGGAPGGAAEPRGASGRGFGYGPELLDEMTTRKVVHIGRPVLRARG from the coding sequence GTGACCCTGCTCGACCAGCCCGGCACCGCCCGCGCGAGCGACGACCCTGACGGCTCGCGCACCATCACCATCGTCGACCCGCAGGACGGCAGCCCGGTCGGCACGGTGCACAGCGCCGACGAGGCGGACGTCGCCGGCGCCGTCGAGGCCGCCGTCCGGGCCTCCGAGGCCTGGGCCGCGACCCCGCCGGCCGCGCGGGGTGCGCTCCTGCACGCCATGGCCGACGGGCTCGCCGCCCGGGCCGACGAGGTGGCCGCGCTGAACACCCGGGAGACCGGCAAGCCGGCCGGTGACGCCCGGGGCGGGGTGGACGCGGCCGTCGGGACGCTGCGCCAGTACGCCGAGCTCGGGCCGCTGCACCGCACCCACAGCCTGCGCGGGGCGGACGTCGCCGTCGACTACACCCGGCCCGAGCCGCGGGGCGTCGTCGCCGCCATCACCCCCTGGAACGATCCCGTCGCCGTCGCCGCCGGCCTGATCGGGGCCGCGCTCGTCACGGGCAACACGGTCGTCCACAAGCCCAGCGAGCGCTGCCCGCACGTCGGGGCGCTGCTCGGCGAGATCTGGTCGGCCCCGCTGCCCGACGGCGTCCTGACGACTGTGACCGGGGACGGGCGTACGGGTGCCGCCCTGGTGCGCTCCGCCGCGGTCCACGCGATCGCCCACGTCGGCTCGACGGCCACCGGGCAGGCCATCGCCGCCGAGGCGCTGCACACGGGCGCCCACCTCGTCCTGGAGAACGGCGGGAACGACGCCCTCCTCGTGGACGCCGACGTGGACCCGGTCTGGGCCGCGGGCCAGGCCGCCCTCGGCGCGTACGCGAACAGCGGCCAGATCTGCACCTCCGTCGAGCGCGTCTACGTCCACGCGGACGTCGCCGAGGAGTTCGTCGCGGCGCTGGTGGCCGAGGCCGAGAGGTGGAACGCGGACGGCATGGCCCCGCTCGTCGACACCCGCATGCGGGCCGAGGTCCACCGTCAGGTCTCGGCGGCCGTGGCCGGCGGCGCGCGTGTGCTCACGGGCGGCAAGATCCCCGCGGGCTCTGGCGCGCACTACCCGGCGACGGTCGTCGTCGACGTCGCGTCGACCGACGACCTGATGCGGGAGGAGACCTTCGGCCCGGTGGCCCCGGTCCAGGTCGTCGCGAGCTTCGAGGACGGGCTGAACCGCGCGGTCGCGTCCCGCTACGGGCTCGCAGCCACCGTGCTGACGGGTTCGCTGGAGCACACGACGGAGGCGATCCGGCGGCTGCCGGTCGGCACGGTCAAGGTGAACGCCGTCTTCGGGGGCGCCCCGGGCGGGGCCGCCGAGCCGCGCGGGGCCAGCGGGCGCGGCTTCGGCTACGGTCCCGAGCTGCTCGACGAGATGACCACGCGCAAGGTCGTCCACATCGGGCGCCCGGTGCTCCGCGCCCGGGGCTGA